In one Lolium rigidum isolate FL_2022 chromosome 3, APGP_CSIRO_Lrig_0.1, whole genome shotgun sequence genomic region, the following are encoded:
- the LOC124699948 gene encoding 9-cis-epoxycarotenoid dioxygenase 1, chloroplastic-like, protein MQTLTAPTSVSIHRHAPTGRSSRAPNSVRVTARAVSSAPAGAATRAPVPSHFSPAKPAIATPKAPAPVQRNEKKKLNLFQRAAGMALDAFEEGFVANVLERPHGLSKTVDPSIQIAGNFAPVGETPPTHALPVTGRIPPFIDGVYARNGANPHFDPVAGHHLFDGDGMVHALRIRNGAAESYASRFTATERLTQERALGKPIFPKAIGELHGHSGIARLALFYARAACGLVDPSRGTGVANAGLVYFNGHLLAMSEDDIPYHVRVGEDGDLATVGRYDFAGQLDCPMIAHPKLDPATGDLHALSYDVINRPYLKYFYFAADGTKSADVEIPLDQPTMIHDFAITQNFVVVPDHQVVFKLQEMLRGGSPVVLDKDKTSRFGILPKRATDASEMVWVDVPDCFCFHLWNAWEEPATDEVVVIGSCMTPADSIFNDSDVPLQSVLTEIRLNTRTGASTRRPVLAPAEQVNLEVGMVNSNLLGRKTRYAYLAVAEPWPKVSGFAKVDLATGDLTKFDYGEGRFGGEPCFVPMDPALSRGEDDGYILTFVHDETAGTSELLVVNAADMRLEATIQLPSRVPYGFHGTFITASELESQA, encoded by the coding sequence ATGCAGACACTCACAGCGCCCACCTCTGTTTCCATACACCGGCACGCGCCGACGGGGCGCTCGTCCAGAGCCCCCAATTCCGTCAGGGTCACCGCCCGCGCCGTCAGCTCCGCGCCCGCCGGCGCCGCTACCCGCGCGCCGGTCCCATCCCACTTCTCCCCGGCCAAGCCCGCCATTGCCACCCCCAAGGCACCAGCACCCGTACAACGCAACGAGAAGAAGAAGCTCAACCTCTTCCAGCGCGCGGCGGGCATGGCGCTGGACGCCTTCGAGGAGGGCTTCGTCGCCAACGTCCTCGAGCGCCCGCACGGCCTCTCCAAGACCGTCGACCCATCCATCCAAATCGCCGGCAACTTCGCCCCCGTCGGCGAAACGCCCCCCACCCACGCCCTCCCCGTCACCGGCCGCATCCCGCCCTTCATCGACGGCGTGTACGCGCGCAACGGCGCCAACCCGCACTTCGACCCCGTCGCGGGGCACCACCTCTTCGACGGCGACGGCATGGTGCACGCGCtgcgcatccgcaacggcgccgcAGAGTCCTACGCGTCCCGCTTCACCGCCACCGAGCGCCTCACGCAGGAGCGCGCCCTCGGCAAACCAATCTTCCCAAAAGCCATCGGCGAGCTGCACGGCCACTCGGGCATCGCGCGCCTCGCGCTCTTCTACGCGCGCGCCGCCTGCGGCCTCGTGGATCCGTCCCGCGGCACCGGGGTCGCCAACGCGGGCCTCGTCTACTTCAACGGGCATCTCCTCGCCATGTCCGAGGACGACATCCCGTACCACGTCCGCGTCGGCGAAGACGGGGACCTCGCCACCGTCGGCCGCTACGACTTcgccggccagctcgactgccccATGATCGCGCACCCCAAGCTCGACCCCGCCACGGGGGACCTCCACGCGCTCAGCTACGACGTCATCAACCGCCCCTACCTCAAGTACTTCTACTTCGCCGCCGACGGCACCAAGTCCGCCGACGTGGAGATCCCGCTCGACCAGCCCACCATGATCCACGACTTCGCCATCACCCAGAACTTCGTGGTCGTCCCCGACCACCAGGTCGTCTTCAAGCTGCAGGAGATGCTCCGCGGCGGCTCCCCCGTGGTCCTCGACAAGGACAAGACCTCCCGCTTCGGCATCCTCCCCAAGCGCGCCACCGACGCCTCCGAGATGGTCTGGGTGGACGTgccggactgcttctgcttccacCTCTGGAACGCGTGGGAGGAGCCCGCCACCGACGAGGTGGTCGTCATCGGCTCCTGCATGACCCCCGCCGACTCCATCTTCAACGACTCGGACGTGCCGCTCCAGAGCGTGCTCACGGAGATCCGCCTCAACACGCGCACCGGCGCCTCCACGCGCCGCCCCGTCCTGGCCCCCGCCGAGCAGGTCAACCTCGAGGTCGGCATGGTCAACTCCAACCTGCTCGGCCGCAAGACGCGCTACGCCTACCTGGCCGTCGCCGAGCCCTGGCCCAAGGTGTCCGGCTTCGCCAAGGTCGACCTCGCCACGGGCGACCTCACCAAGTTCGACTACGGGGAGGGCCGCTTCGGCGGGGAGCCCTGCTTCGTGCCCATGGACCCGGCGCTCTCccgcggcgaggacgacggttacATTCTCACCTTCGTGCACGACGAGACCGCCGGCACCTCCGAGCTCCTCGTCGTCAATGCCGCCGACATGCGGCTCGAGGCCACCATCCAGCTGCCCTCCCGCGTGCCCTACGGCTTCCACGGCACCTTCATCACCGCCAGCGAGCTCGAATCCCAGGCCTGA